From one Streptomyces sp. N50 genomic stretch:
- a CDS encoding type II toxin-antitoxin system death-on-curing family toxin, protein MTHGYDSGAAGRRYLTVGEATDVARIAFGGRAPEVREAGLFASAVHRPRARMFGTAAYADLYEQAAALLHALATNHPLVDGNKRTAWLAAAVFLAVNGVDLAGVDQDRAYDLVIDVASGAEGDVGAIAEVLRGLAGQPV, encoded by the coding sequence ATGACGCACGGCTACGACTCCGGTGCCGCCGGCCGTCGGTACCTCACCGTCGGCGAAGCGACCGACGTCGCGCGGATCGCCTTCGGGGGCCGGGCGCCCGAGGTGCGTGAGGCGGGGCTGTTCGCCTCGGCGGTGCATCGGCCGCGCGCTCGTATGTTCGGTACGGCGGCCTATGCGGACCTGTATGAACAGGCCGCCGCTCTGCTGCACGCCCTCGCCACGAACCACCCCCTCGTCGACGGCAACAAGCGCACCGCATGGCTCGCCGCCGCGGTCTTCCTCGCCGTGAACGGGGTCGATCTCGCCGGCGTGGACCAGGACAGGGCGTACGACCTGGTCATCGACGTGGCCTCGGGGGCGGAGGGGGACGTGGGGGCGATCGCGGAGGTACTGCGCGGCCTCGCCGGCCAACCCGTGTGA
- a CDS encoding MFS transporter has product MTVLEPRDAGVTNTAPDLADECRDSVLGRSHRALSVGIVSVVLLIAFEATAVGTAMPVAARELGGVSLYAFAFSGYFTTSLFGMVFAGQWSDRRGPLGALTSGIAAFAAGLVVAGTAQVMWVFILGRAVQGLGGGLVIVALYVVVGRAYPERLRPAIMAAFAASWVVPSVVGPLASGAVTEHLGWRWVFLGIPVLVVFPLALALPQIRRRAAGPVSDTGEPSASFDRRRIRLALGISIGAGLFQYAAQDVRWFSLLPAAAGVALLVPAVLGLLPRGTYRAARGLPSVVLLRGVAAGSFISAESFVPLMLVTQRGLSPTLAGFSLAAGGGTWALGSWVQSRGWAEPYRERLMTVGMVLVAAAIAGAPSVLIHAVPVWIVAVAWAFGCFGMGLVIASTSVLLLQLSAPAEAGSNSAALQISDGLSNVVLLSVGGAAFGALGGGTVGHVVGSAGGGGHPGAFAAVFLPMAGVALAGAWVTTRVRAESR; this is encoded by the coding sequence ATGACCGTCCTTGAGCCTCGTGACGCCGGTGTCACGAACACCGCCCCTGACCTGGCCGACGAGTGTCGTGACTCCGTGTTGGGGCGGTCGCATCGGGCGCTCAGTGTCGGGATCGTGTCCGTTGTTCTGCTGATCGCCTTTGAGGCGACGGCGGTCGGGACGGCGATGCCGGTTGCCGCTCGGGAGCTGGGCGGGGTGTCGTTGTACGCGTTCGCGTTCTCCGGGTACTTCACGACCAGCCTGTTCGGGATGGTGTTCGCCGGGCAGTGGTCGGACCGGCGGGGGCCGCTCGGGGCGTTGACCAGTGGGATCGCGGCCTTTGCCGCCGGGTTGGTGGTGGCCGGGACCGCTCAGGTCATGTGGGTGTTCATTCTCGGGCGGGCCGTGCAGGGGCTGGGGGGCGGGCTGGTCATCGTCGCGCTGTATGTCGTCGTCGGGCGGGCTTATCCGGAGCGGTTGCGGCCCGCCATCATGGCCGCGTTCGCGGCGAGTTGGGTCGTGCCGTCCGTCGTCGGGCCGCTCGCCTCCGGGGCGGTGACCGAGCATCTGGGGTGGCGGTGGGTGTTCCTCGGGATTCCCGTGCTTGTGGTGTTTCCGCTTGCCCTCGCCCTTCCTCAGATACGGCGGCGGGCGGCCGGGCCGGTGAGCGATACCGGTGAGCCGTCCGCCTCCTTCGACCGGCGGCGTATCCGGCTTGCCCTCGGGATCTCCATCGGCGCCGGGCTCTTCCAGTACGCCGCTCAGGATGTGCGGTGGTTCTCCCTGCTCCCCGCTGCCGCCGGCGTCGCGCTGCTCGTGCCCGCCGTGCTCGGGTTGTTGCCGCGCGGGACGTACCGGGCGGCGCGGGGGCTGCCCTCCGTCGTGCTGTTGCGCGGGGTGGCCGCCGGGTCGTTCATCTCGGCGGAGTCCTTCGTGCCGTTGATGCTCGTCACGCAACGGGGGCTGTCGCCGACCCTGGCCGGGTTCTCGCTCGCGGCGGGCGGCGGGACGTGGGCGCTCGGGTCGTGGGTGCAGTCCCGGGGGTGGGCCGAGCCGTATCGCGAGCGGCTGATGACCGTCGGGATGGTGCTGGTGGCCGCCGCCATCGCCGGGGCGCCGAGCGTCCTCATCCATGCCGTGCCCGTGTGGATCGTCGCCGTCGCGTGGGCGTTCGGGTGTTTCGGGATGGGGCTGGTGATCGCCTCCACCAGCGTGCTGCTGCTCCAGCTGTCCGCTCCGGCGGAGGCCGGTTCCAACTCCGCCGCGTTGCAGATCTCCGACGGGTTGTCGAATGTCGTGCTGCTCTCCGTCGGCGGGGCCGCGTTCGGGGCGCTGGGCGGTGGCACGGTGGGGCATGTCGTCGGGTCGGCGGGCGGCGGGGGCCATCCTGGGGCGTTCGCCGCGGTGTTCCTGCCGATGGCGGGGGTGGCGTTGGCGGGGGCGTGGGTGACCACGCGGGTGCGGGCGGAATCGCGGTGA
- a CDS encoding HAD-IA family hydrolase produces MIKGVMFDFSGTLFRIESAAQWLRAVATKAGLDVPEGELDACVSRLEEFGAQPGGVPPRTVPPHLEALWRERDLTAERHRAAFTALAREARLPAADLAEALYERSQVSGAWLPYPDTEETLRALRGRGIPVAVISNIGWDMRPVFRDHGVDGLVDAYFLSFERGVKKPDPRIFQMACDELGVAPGDALMVGDEPVADVGAATLGCRVHLVDPLPVEQRPGALAEVLQFL; encoded by the coding sequence ATGATCAAAGGTGTGATGTTCGACTTCTCCGGGACCCTCTTCCGGATCGAATCGGCCGCGCAGTGGTTGCGCGCGGTGGCAACGAAGGCCGGTCTGGACGTGCCCGAGGGTGAACTCGACGCGTGCGTCAGCCGGCTGGAAGAGTTCGGGGCCCAGCCCGGAGGGGTTCCTCCGCGCACAGTGCCGCCCCATCTGGAGGCGCTGTGGCGGGAGCGCGATCTGACCGCCGAACGGCACCGGGCTGCCTTCACGGCCCTTGCCCGGGAAGCGCGACTGCCCGCGGCTGACCTGGCCGAGGCCCTGTATGAACGTTCCCAAGTGTCCGGGGCATGGCTGCCTTATCCCGACACCGAGGAAACCCTCCGCGCCCTGCGCGGGCGAGGCATCCCGGTCGCTGTCATCAGCAACATCGGCTGGGACATGCGCCCTGTCTTCCGCGACCACGGTGTCGATGGCCTCGTGGACGCCTACTTCCTCTCCTTCGAGCGCGGGGTGAAGAAGCCCGATCCCCGGATCTTTCAGATGGCGTGCGACGAGCTCGGAGTGGCGCCCGGCGACGCACTCATGGTGGGAGACGAGCCTGTCGCGGACGTCGGAGCCGCCACGCTGGGATGCCGGGTCCACCTGGTCGATCCCCTGCCCGTTGAGCAGCGTCCCGGTGCGCTGGCCGAGGTGCTCCAGTTCCTCTGA
- a CDS encoding DUF4328 domain-containing protein produces the protein MSAVADVFRAAAVRDDHLHRTGASESGFVSMVFVYLTTLAIVLFLVWLTQSRRNAQELTPGASVPSRGRTIGMWFVPLVNLVVPRGIVLAIGRASSASWAEKRDTALVNAWWAAWVGHALVLTVASRVAPGSMAFLVVEEALMIAAAVLAGLVIERVTALQNAALGATVPADAEPLAQA, from the coding sequence GTGTCCGCTGTGGCGGACGTGTTCCGCGCGGCGGCGGTCCGGGACGACCACCTGCACCGCACGGGCGCGTCCGAGTCCGGCTTCGTCTCCATGGTCTTCGTCTATCTGACGACTCTCGCGATCGTGCTGTTCCTCGTATGGCTCACCCAATCCCGGCGCAATGCCCAGGAGTTGACGCCCGGGGCCTCGGTTCCGAGCCGGGGCCGGACGATCGGCATGTGGTTCGTTCCGTTGGTCAACCTCGTTGTCCCTCGCGGGATCGTCCTCGCCATCGGGCGCGCGAGCTCCGCGTCCTGGGCGGAGAAGCGGGACACGGCCCTGGTGAACGCGTGGTGGGCCGCCTGGGTCGGGCACGCGCTGGTGCTCACGGTCGCGAGCCGCGTGGCCCCGGGTTCGATGGCCTTCCTGGTGGTGGAGGAGGCACTCATGATCGCGGCTGCCGTACTGGCGGGGCTGGTGATCGAGCGCGTCACGGCGCTGCAGAACGCCGCGCTCGGTGCCACCGTTCCCGCCGACGCCGAGCCTCTCGCCCAGGCCTGA
- a CDS encoding DinB family protein translates to MDTGTTRTDRLSVLLEQFDKAREMAQVRLRGLGDEEYLWEPAPDCWSLRRRSEAVTPRAFGPGEWVLDLGAADIPASEYTEVARQAADGMTVAKIAEDWSVSVERVEQILAHEGEPEPDTTPITTIAWRLGHLHFQFAGAWEWTFGERRRDPKRMVDFSPSAALTLDRFWPVIDRWRAAVATVTEDQLDVVGFSQYPYGSDPDDPYVAVLAGSNLEFIHHMAEIALLRDLWRARVAREG, encoded by the coding sequence ATGGACACCGGGACCACACGGACCGACCGCTTGAGCGTGCTCCTGGAGCAGTTCGACAAGGCCCGGGAGATGGCCCAGGTCCGGCTCAGGGGCCTCGGTGACGAGGAGTACCTCTGGGAGCCGGCGCCCGACTGCTGGTCACTCCGACGCCGGAGCGAGGCGGTGACACCGAGGGCGTTCGGACCGGGGGAGTGGGTCCTCGACCTGGGCGCGGCGGACATCCCGGCGAGCGAGTACACGGAGGTCGCCCGCCAGGCCGCCGACGGCATGACCGTCGCCAAGATCGCCGAGGACTGGAGCGTGAGCGTCGAGCGGGTCGAGCAGATCCTCGCCCACGAGGGCGAGCCGGAGCCCGACACGACCCCGATCACGACCATCGCCTGGCGCCTGGGGCACCTGCACTTCCAGTTCGCGGGGGCGTGGGAGTGGACGTTCGGTGAGCGGCGCCGGGACCCGAAGCGGATGGTCGACTTCAGCCCCTCCGCAGCCCTGACCCTGGACCGCTTCTGGCCGGTGATAGACCGCTGGCGAGCGGCCGTGGCGACGGTCACGGAGGACCAGTTGGACGTGGTCGGCTTCTCCCAGTACCCGTACGGTTCGGATCCCGACGACCCGTACGTCGCCGTACTGGCGGGGTCGAACCTGGAGTTCATTCACCACATGGCGGAGATCGCGCTGTTGCGGGATCTGTGGCGGGCGCGGGTAGCGAGGGAGGGGTAA
- a CDS encoding SUKH-4 family immunity protein, giving the protein MSSTYAGSTATMITLTEDDLDPYITHESTRRWLTGPGLPGDSGLLTFEELRREGLRTVADSLGDPAPLAEELRDQLVIGALWGPDGGEAESILLDGETGEIATTYFFQDRPDLMESGPLAPSIETLARFTTTTDELTDLRGQFASYEGRHGTKTAAEASRQLLAVFESETDGEVPPFWKAAALIRPLALVAGPGTTSGLTLDIPARLLDQEFGQGAVARFEEVDFPATLTHEPTRRFLRETGLPEDAFLFQLDTDVPLPTLTEFYEDAPTEELPPRADQLIRLGYLIEDNSLVVDGATGEILTWSEPEATLAPLNTDVSTLAFTLWLLHREKAIDADLSGELTAEAYDQLATTMLQTLSKVDPTGVSPRGTGARTAGPHYWTEAFQDEAGGVL; this is encoded by the coding sequence ATGAGCAGCACCTACGCCGGTTCTACGGCGACCATGATCACCTTGACCGAGGACGACCTCGATCCGTACATCACGCACGAGTCGACGCGCCGCTGGCTGACGGGTCCCGGACTGCCGGGCGACAGCGGCCTGTTGACGTTCGAGGAGCTGCGCAGGGAGGGCCTGCGGACGGTGGCGGACTCGTTGGGCGACCCCGCCCCGCTGGCGGAGGAGCTCCGGGACCAGCTGGTGATAGGCGCGCTCTGGGGACCCGACGGCGGCGAGGCGGAGTCGATCCTGCTGGACGGCGAGACGGGCGAGATCGCGACGACCTACTTCTTCCAGGACCGCCCGGACCTGATGGAGTCCGGCCCGCTGGCCCCGTCGATCGAGACGCTGGCCCGCTTCACGACGACGACGGACGAACTGACGGACCTGCGCGGCCAGTTCGCGTCCTACGAGGGCCGCCACGGCACGAAGACGGCGGCGGAGGCGTCACGCCAACTCCTCGCGGTCTTCGAGTCGGAGACGGACGGCGAGGTGCCCCCGTTCTGGAAGGCGGCGGCCCTGATCCGCCCGCTTGCCCTGGTGGCGGGCCCGGGCACGACGTCAGGGCTGACGCTGGACATCCCGGCCCGCCTGCTGGACCAGGAGTTCGGCCAGGGCGCGGTTGCCCGCTTCGAGGAGGTCGACTTCCCCGCCACGCTCACCCACGAACCGACCCGCCGCTTCCTGCGCGAGACCGGCCTGCCCGAGGACGCGTTCCTCTTCCAGCTCGACACGGACGTTCCGCTCCCCACCCTCACCGAGTTCTACGAGGACGCGCCCACCGAGGAACTCCCGCCCCGCGCCGACCAGTTGATCCGCCTCGGCTACCTGATCGAGGACAACAGCCTGGTGGTGGACGGCGCGACGGGCGAGATCCTGACCTGGAGCGAGCCGGAGGCGACCCTGGCTCCGCTCAACACGGACGTCTCGACCCTGGCCTTCACCCTGTGGCTGCTCCACCGCGAGAAGGCGATAGACGCGGACCTGTCGGGTGAGCTGACGGCGGAGGCGTACGACCAGTTGGCGACGACGATGCTCCAGACGCTGTCGAAGGTGGATCCGACCGGGGTGTCTCCGAGGGGGACGGGCGCGCGGACGGCCGGCCCGCACTACTGGACGGAGGCGTTCCAGGACGAGGCGGGCGGGGTGCTGTGA
- a CDS encoding AAA family ATPase: MFEGVVLITGVMASGKSTVAQALAERLPRAAHVRGDVFRRMVVSGREEYVPGAGGEGESQLRLRYRLSAATADAYAEAGFTAIVQDVVLGPELPTYVDLIRTRPLHVIVLAPTPAAVTAREAGRAKTGYGAWTVEELDRGLRTRTPRIGLWLDNSALTVGETVDAIIEGRERSRVV, encoded by the coding sequence GTGTTCGAGGGGGTCGTCCTCATCACCGGCGTGATGGCCTCCGGCAAGTCGACGGTCGCGCAGGCGCTGGCGGAGAGATTGCCGAGGGCCGCGCACGTCCGGGGTGACGTCTTCCGGCGGATGGTCGTGTCGGGGCGCGAGGAGTACGTCCCCGGTGCGGGCGGCGAGGGGGAGTCCCAACTCCGGTTGCGGTACCGGCTGTCGGCGGCGACGGCGGACGCGTACGCGGAGGCCGGGTTCACGGCGATCGTCCAGGACGTGGTGCTGGGCCCGGAGTTGCCGACGTACGTCGACCTGATCCGCACCCGCCCCCTGCACGTGATCGTCCTCGCGCCGACCCCGGCGGCCGTGACGGCACGGGAGGCGGGCCGGGCGAAGACCGGATACGGCGCGTGGACGGTCGAGGAACTGGACCGCGGGCTGCGGACGCGGACCCCGCGCATCGGGCTGTGGCTGGACAACTCCGCGCTGACGGTGGGGGAGACGGTGGACGCGATCATCGAGGGACGGGAACGTTCCCGGGTGGTTTGA
- a CDS encoding xanthine dehydrogenase family protein molybdopterin-binding subunit: MSNEAATATTEAAPAPELPGHGLGASLPAADARAKTEGTFPYAADLWAEGLLWAAVLRSPHPHARIVSVDTSHARDMPGVRAVITHEDVPGRDRYGRGTADRPVFASEVVRHHGEPIAAVAADHPDTARMAAAAIMVEYEVLDPVTDPEQAFEAEPLHPDGNLIRHIPLRHGDPDATADIVVEGLYRIGRQDPAPIGAEAGLAVPRPDGGVELYIASTDPHNDRDTAAACFGLESDRVKVVVTGVPGATADREDQGFQLPLGLLALKTGCPVKLTATREESFLGHTHRHPTLLRYRHHADEDGRLVKVEAQVLLDAGAYADTSSEALAAAVSFACGPYVVPNAFIEGWAVRTNNPPSGHVRGEGAMQVCAAYEAQMDKLAKKLAMDPAELRLRNAMATGDVLPTGQTVTCPAPVAELLQAVRDFPLPQLPKDTPEDEWLLPGGPEGAGEPGAVRRGVGYGLGMVHMLGAEGADEVSTATVKVHDGIATVLCAAVETGQGFTTLARQIVQETLGIDEVHVAPVDTDQPPAGPGCRGRHTWVSGGAVERAAKMVRTQLLQPLAHKFGMSTELLQITDGKITSYDGVLSTTVTEALDGKELWATAQCRPHPTEPLDEAGQGDAFVGLAFCAIRAVVDVDIELGSVRVVELALAQDVGRILNPTQLVARIEGGVTQGVGIALTENLRTARGLIRHPDLTGYALPTALDTPDIKIVKLVEERDVVAPFGAKAVSAVPVVTSPAAIASAVRAATGRPVNRLPIRPQAAVVTATTDQYGQYGH; the protein is encoded by the coding sequence GTGAGCAACGAAGCCGCCACCGCGACCACGGAGGCCGCGCCCGCCCCGGAGCTGCCGGGCCACGGCCTGGGCGCCTCGCTCCCGGCCGCCGACGCCCGCGCGAAGACCGAGGGCACCTTCCCGTACGCGGCCGACCTGTGGGCCGAGGGCCTCCTCTGGGCGGCCGTCCTGCGCTCACCGCACCCGCACGCGCGCATCGTGTCCGTCGACACGTCCCACGCGCGGGACATGCCCGGCGTCCGGGCCGTCATCACCCACGAGGACGTGCCGGGCCGGGACCGCTACGGCCGGGGCACCGCCGACCGCCCGGTGTTCGCCTCCGAGGTCGTGCGCCACCACGGGGAGCCCATCGCCGCCGTCGCCGCCGACCACCCGGACACCGCGCGGATGGCCGCCGCCGCCATCATGGTCGAGTACGAAGTACTCGACCCGGTGACCGACCCGGAGCAGGCCTTCGAGGCCGAGCCGCTGCACCCCGACGGCAACCTGATCCGGCACATCCCGCTGCGCCACGGAGACCCGGACGCGACCGCCGACATCGTGGTCGAGGGCCTGTACCGCATCGGCCGCCAGGACCCCGCCCCCATCGGCGCCGAGGCCGGTCTCGCCGTGCCCCGCCCCGACGGCGGGGTCGAGCTGTACATCGCCTCCACGGACCCGCACAACGACCGCGACACGGCCGCCGCCTGCTTCGGCCTGGAGTCCGACCGCGTGAAGGTCGTCGTCACCGGCGTCCCCGGGGCCACCGCCGACCGCGAGGACCAGGGCTTCCAACTCCCGCTCGGACTGCTGGCGTTGAAGACCGGCTGCCCGGTGAAACTGACGGCCACGCGCGAGGAGTCGTTCCTCGGCCACACCCACCGCCACCCCACGCTCCTGCGCTACCGCCACCACGCCGACGAGGACGGCCGCCTGGTCAAGGTCGAGGCCCAGGTGCTGCTCGACGCGGGCGCCTACGCCGACACCTCCTCGGAGGCCCTGGCCGCCGCGGTCTCCTTCGCCTGCGGCCCGTACGTCGTCCCGAACGCCTTCATCGAGGGCTGGGCCGTGCGCACCAACAACCCGCCCTCCGGACACGTCCGGGGCGAGGGCGCCATGCAGGTCTGCGCCGCCTACGAGGCGCAGATGGACAAGCTCGCCAAGAAGCTCGCCATGGACCCGGCCGAGCTGCGCCTGCGCAACGCCATGGCCACCGGTGACGTCCTCCCGACCGGCCAGACGGTGACCTGCCCGGCGCCGGTCGCCGAACTCCTCCAGGCCGTACGGGACTTCCCGCTGCCGCAGCTCCCCAAGGACACCCCCGAGGACGAGTGGCTGCTGCCCGGCGGCCCCGAGGGCGCGGGCGAACCGGGCGCGGTGCGCCGGGGCGTCGGCTACGGCCTCGGCATGGTGCACATGCTCGGCGCCGAGGGCGCGGACGAGGTCTCCACGGCCACGGTGAAGGTCCACGACGGCATCGCCACGGTGCTGTGCGCGGCCGTCGAGACCGGCCAGGGCTTCACCACGCTCGCCCGGCAGATCGTCCAGGAGACCCTCGGTATCGACGAGGTGCACGTCGCCCCCGTGGACACCGATCAGCCGCCCGCCGGCCCTGGTTGCCGAGGACGTCATACCTGGGTATCGGGTGGCGCCGTCGAACGCGCCGCGAAAATGGTCCGCACCCAGCTTCTCCAGCCCCTGGCGCACAAGTTCGGGATGTCGACCGAGCTGCTCCAGATCACCGACGGCAAGATCACCTCCTACGACGGCGTCCTCTCGACGACCGTCACCGAGGCCCTGGACGGCAAGGAACTCTGGGCCACCGCCCAGTGCCGCCCGCACCCGACCGAGCCCCTGGACGAGGCGGGCCAGGGCGACGCCTTCGTAGGGCTCGCCTTCTGCGCGATCCGCGCGGTGGTCGACGTCGACATCGAACTCGGCTCGGTCCGGGTCGTCGAGCTGGCCCTCGCCCAGGACGTCGGCCGCATCCTGAACCCGACCCAGCTGGTCGCCCGGATCGAGGGCGGTGTCACCCAGGGCGTAGGCATCGCGCTGACGGAGAACCTGCGCACCGCGCGCGGGTTGATCCGCCACCCCGACCTCACCGGCTACGCCCTGCCCACCGCCCTGGACACCCCCGACATCAAGATCGTGAAACTCGTCGAGGAGCGTGACGTGGTCGCCCCCTTCGGGGCGAAGGCGGTCAGCGCGGTCCCGGTGGTCACGTCCCCGGCGGCGATCGCGTCGGCGGTGCGCGCGGCGACGGGCCGCCCGGTGAACCGCCTGCCGATCCGCCCGCAGGCGGCGGTGGTGACGGCGACGACCGATCAGTACGGCCAGTACGGGCACTGA
- a CDS encoding 2Fe-2S iron-sulfur cluster-binding protein, which yields MTDDQHGEGAPQGGGRWDPLPQGDYDDGATAFVKLPEGGIDALLAAPGHGYVPPPIEAAPDADPSSSGSWAVPAEGVQWPDPNAVPHQGTAGGDQFSYRPGSTGQWTFQDTNAPDAGAAPGRDVTGEWSIPVAGGDLPDESGEFTTSALVEQWGGTPPATLPGGAPAPWATDGAGQNWAQQATDTGVVERPAEHTDGRGLEHPADRSGTHPTGEVSAQAATRPPAEATRQPYGEPGDPYAHTRSEAPGDPYGDARADRHDDTAAELAAADAQSAHGSEGAGDDGEGAAEGAEGPAEASSAVDAAEGADDAPEAAEAPVTAVEADASDEAAEPAPKIPGEEHPLASYVLRVNGADRPVTDAWIGESLLYVLRERLGLAGAKDGCSQGECGACNVQVDGRLVASCLVPAVTAAGSEVRTVEGLAVEGQPSDVQRALAKCGAVQCGFCVPGMAMTVHDLLEGNPAPTELEARQALCGNLCRCSGYRGVLDAVQEVVAEREAHAAAAEPESDGDEARIPHQAGPGGGGVHQSAFESPRTQDQVYGQDGGQA from the coding sequence GTGACCGACGACCAGCACGGAGAGGGCGCCCCTCAGGGCGGCGGACGCTGGGACCCGCTGCCCCAGGGCGACTACGACGACGGCGCCACGGCCTTCGTGAAACTCCCCGAAGGGGGCATCGACGCCCTCCTGGCCGCCCCGGGGCACGGCTATGTGCCGCCGCCCATAGAGGCCGCCCCGGACGCCGACCCGTCGTCGTCCGGGTCCTGGGCGGTGCCCGCCGAGGGCGTCCAGTGGCCCGACCCGAACGCCGTACCGCACCAGGGCACGGCCGGCGGCGACCAGTTCTCGTACCGCCCCGGGTCCACCGGCCAGTGGACCTTCCAGGACACGAACGCGCCGGACGCGGGCGCCGCTCCCGGCCGTGACGTGACCGGGGAGTGGTCGATCCCCGTCGCCGGGGGTGATCTCCCGGACGAATCGGGTGAGTTCACCACCTCGGCCCTGGTCGAGCAGTGGGGCGGCACGCCTCCGGCCACCCTGCCCGGCGGCGCGCCCGCGCCCTGGGCGACGGACGGCGCGGGCCAGAACTGGGCGCAGCAGGCGACGGACACCGGAGTGGTGGAGCGGCCGGCCGAGCACACCGACGGACGCGGCCTGGAGCACCCGGCCGACCGGTCCGGCACGCACCCGACCGGCGAGGTGTCCGCCCAGGCCGCCACCCGCCCGCCCGCCGAGGCGACCCGGCAGCCGTACGGCGAACCCGGCGACCCGTACGCACACACCCGTTCCGAAGCCCCCGGCGACCCCTACGGCGACGCGCGCGCCGACCGCCACGACGACACCGCCGCCGAACTCGCCGCGGCCGACGCACAGTCGGCTCACGGGAGCGAGGGTGCGGGCGACGACGGCGAAGGGGCCGCGGAGGGCGCTGAGGGGCCCGCTGAGGCGTCCTCAGCGGTCGACGCGGCCGAGGGTGCCGACGACGCTCCGGAGGCCGCTGAGGCGCCCGTGACGGCCGTCGAGGCCGACGCATCGGACGAGGCCGCCGAACCCGCCCCGAAGATCCCCGGCGAGGAACACCCGCTCGCCTCCTACGTGTTGCGCGTCAACGGCGCCGACCGGCCCGTCACCGACGCCTGGATCGGCGAGTCGCTGCTCTACGTGCTGCGCGAGCGCCTCGGCCTCGCGGGCGCCAAGGACGGCTGCTCGCAGGGCGAGTGCGGGGCCTGCAACGTCCAGGTCGACGGACGGCTCGTCGCCTCCTGCCTGGTGCCCGCGGTGACCGCCGCCGGCTCCGAGGTCCGTACGGTCGAGGGTCTCGCCGTCGAGGGGCAGCCCTCGGACGTGCAGCGGGCGCTCGCCAAGTGCGGTGCCGTGCAGTGCGGTTTCTGCGTGCCCGGTATGGCGATGACCGTGCACGACCTCCTGGAGGGCAACCCCGCGCCCACCGAACTGGAGGCGCGCCAGGCCCTGTGCGGCAACCTGTGCCGCTGCTCCGGCTACCGGGGTGTCCTGGACGCCGTACAGGAAGTCGTCGCCGAACGTGAGGCGCACGCCGCTGCCGCCGAACCTGAGTCGGACGGCGACGAGGCGCGTATTCCCCACCAGGCGGGTCCCGGGGGCGGTGGCGTCCACCAGTCGGCGTTCGAGTCCCCGCGCACGCAGGACCAGGTGTACGGCCAGGACGGAGGTCAGGCGTGA
- a CDS encoding FAD binding domain-containing protein: MTTHAPQAGQSVTLPTTLDEAVAALTALPTAVPVAGGTDLMAAVNSGQLRPSALVGLGRISEIRGWQYQDGHALLGAGLTHARMGRPDFAALIPALAASARAAGPPQIRNAGTLGGNIASAAPTGDALPVLAALEATLIIAGQDGARREIPVSHLLAGVEMLRGGELIGFVRVPLLHAPQVFLKATGRTGPGRSVASVAVVLDPARRGVRCAVGAIAPMPLRPLDAEQWVARLIDWDNSRTIVPEALSAFGEYVAAACIPDPVPAEDGSVEQLPPAVLHLRRTVAALARRALGRALS, from the coding sequence TTGACCACGCACGCACCGCAGGCGGGGCAGTCCGTCACGCTGCCCACAACGCTGGACGAGGCCGTGGCGGCGCTCACGGCCCTGCCCACGGCCGTTCCCGTGGCCGGCGGCACGGACCTCATGGCGGCCGTCAACTCGGGGCAGCTCAGGCCCAGCGCGCTGGTCGGTCTGGGCCGGATCAGCGAGATCCGCGGCTGGCAGTACCAGGACGGGCACGCGCTGCTCGGCGCGGGCCTCACGCATGCCCGCATGGGCCGCCCCGACTTCGCCGCGCTCATCCCGGCGCTCGCCGCCTCCGCGCGTGCCGCGGGCCCGCCGCAGATCCGCAACGCGGGCACCCTGGGCGGCAACATCGCCTCGGCCGCGCCCACCGGGGACGCGCTGCCCGTGCTGGCCGCCCTGGAGGCCACGCTGATCATCGCGGGCCAGGACGGAGCCCGCCGGGAGATCCCGGTGTCGCACCTCCTGGCCGGCGTGGAGATGCTGCGCGGCGGCGAACTCATCGGCTTCGTGCGCGTGCCGCTGTTGCACGCCCCGCAGGTCTTCCTGAAGGCCACCGGCAGGACAGGCCCCGGGCGCTCGGTCGCGTCCGTCGCGGTCGTCCTCGATCCGGCCCGGCGCGGGGTCAGGTGCGCCGTCGGAGCCATAGCGCCGATGCCGCTCAGACCGCTGGACGCCGAGCAGTGGGTGGCCCGGCTGATCGACTGGGACAACAGCCGCACGATCGTTCCGGAGGCCCTGAGCGCCTTCGGGGAGTACGTCGCCGCGGCCTGCATCCCCGACCCGGTACCGGCCGAGGACGGGTCCGTGGAACAGCTTCCGCCCGCGGTACTGCACCTGCGGCGCACCGTCGCCGCACTGGCCCGACGAGCACTCGGGAGGGCGCTGTCGTGA